GGACCGATTGCCCAGTGTCACTGATGGGATCCAAACATCTCTAGAAGACGGAAAGCTCACGGATCGGGAAAACGCTTGGCTGATCGACATCGTCCGCAAGGCGGAGGATGGCCACTGGGAAGCGGCAAATCGCGCTGCTCGCCAGATGATGGAGGATCAAGTGCGATAAAGCCGCCGCGTGGAAGACTTGAAGGCGCGACCTGGCTCCATAAAAATCACTTTGGAATCAGGCTGTCAGCGTTTGAATACGCGAAGAGGATCGAATCGGAAATCGGTATTCCGCCCACCGTTGATTGAGGAGTCAGCCTGTACGATTGTTTTCCCTGTTTTCATCGTGATACCCGATTGTGAAAGCTGATCCGCGCGATCTCGAGTTGTCGCCAATTTGACTTCAAAACCTTGCGTGAGTGCAAAATCGTATCAGGCTAGCGAATTGGGCGGTTGGGCATTGCTTTTGCGGCACGATCGGCGTGAATTGACAAAGTAGGATTGAGCGTTGAGAAAGATCCTCATGCGTCTTCAGACGAATTCATTGGACCGTCAAGCTACTCGACTCACCAAGGCAACACTTTGAGCCGCATCGGAGAGCTGCAAATCGACTCGCATCGGCGGGGTCGATGCGGACTTCTCACGAAAGTGCAAACGGTGATTTTCTTTCGCGATAAACCCTCTTTGCAGCCATCGCGGAATTACTTACGGAATCGAGAAAATGTGAGCGGTGTTGTCGATTTGATCAGGTCGTTCAGCCTATGGAGTTTGCTTCCTTTTTGTTTGATTATTTTCAACATCCTGGCTGCGGCCGGTTTCCTTGCCCGGTTTGCTTGATTGTTCCACAGGCAAAATTGAACGTGTGCGATGTGGGCGCTTCGACTCCACGAGTGAACGTGACCGGACCCCGGAAACAAAACCGCTAACTGGAGCCAGTGTTTCGATCTCGAATCTGTTTTGATAGCTCATTGTTACCGTCTGATGAAACAGTCTGACGAGACGATCGCTAAGAGAATGTCGCGCAGTCGGAAATCGGTATCAGCGGACTGCTTGTAGAGCGAGTCAAGGTTTTCGCGATCGCGAAAAGTGAGCTGGCGTGCCATTGCATAGGACAGCATGTTCTCCACGAACGTTCGGGAAAACTTGTCTTCATCTTCCAGCAAGATGGTTTTCAGACCTTGTGGACCCTCGAAGGCTCGGCCGTCCATATGAACGGTTCTCGTATCCACAGGAAAGCGTTCGGTTTCATTGCCGTCGTTCTTGCTCGCGGCGGAATAGTTGCTCACGTCAGCGTACTGGTCCCGCCAGCGTCCGATGACGTCGAAGTTCTCCAAAGCAATCCCGAGGGGATCCATCTTCTTGTGGCAGCTATTGCAGCTGACGTTCTCTCGATGCGCATCGATCGTCTGTTTGATCGTCTCCGTTTGCGTCGGTGGTCTGAGTGCTGCGATTTCCAGGTTTGCTGGTGTCTCCAGATGATCACCGTAGAAGCTTCTCAGTACCCACGCGCCACGATAAAACGGATTGGTGTATTGCCCGTTGTTAGTCGTCATCAGCATGAATCCGGCCTGTGAAAGAAGGCCTCCGCGATATCGATCGTTATCGCCAAGTATCACCTTGGAAAATTCCGAAGTAATCTCTTTGGGCCTGTAGTCGACCGGTGATATTTTACTTGCTCCAGCTCTCTTGCTCGGCTGCGCGACCGGGTGACCTTCGATCCGATAAATGTAGTTCAGCTCCGGTGTGATCATTACAAAATCGGAATCGATAAAGTTCAGCAGGCTCAGATTGCCTGACAGCACTTCCTTGAAAAACTCCACCGGTTCTTCTTTGATCTGATCTCGGACAAGGTCAAATTCATCAACCGTGAAAATGTTCACGTCCGGTTCGATGATCTTGAGCTTTTCAAGATCGAGCCATTGATGAACATAGTCTTCGGCAAACCGATCAGCTCTTGCGTCCTGCAGCATTCGGATCGTCTGCTCGCGTCGAACTTCGGGATCCTTCAGCTTTCCCTGCCTCGCCAATTCGAAAAGCGTCTCGTCGGGCAAGGAGTTCCACAGGAAATACGACATACGTGCAGCGATCGCGTGTTCATCCAGCGGCCCCGACGCACCTTCCTGCTTATAAAGGAAATTCGGGGAACATAACATTCCGCGAATGCCTGCTTGTAGGCCGGAGTAGATGCTTCGACCCAGGGCGAACTCTTTCTTCGCATGGACATCGACTTGCTGCATCTCAGCGTCAGAGACCGGACGACGAAACAGTTTTTGTGCAAGCCGCTTCAGAATGGGCCGGCATGACTCATAGTCAGCAGAAGCATCGATCTCTTTGCAATAGGTTTTGTAGAAAGGCGTCTGCGGTGGCCAGAACTCGTACACTGGCCCCGTGATGGTCGCTTCCTCAATGCAAAACATCCGCTGAGCCCCGCCCCGTTGGACCGAATTGCATCTCAGAACGATCGTGTCATCGGAGGAAAGCCGCGTCGTGAACCCTTCCCTAAGATCGAAGTCCTGCCAGGCAGCATTTTTTGGAATCACAGTAACAATGCTTTGTCCTACTCCCGAGTTCTTTCGCAGGAAGTAGCTCATCGAATGGCCACCTGATGGCGTACCGTCGATATCGTTATCTGAAACGTCCATGACCGCAGGCAATCTTTCTTCATTACGGCTGCCGGGAACAAACTGAGCCGTGATATAGAATCCTTGTGGAACAATCCGATAGACACCGTTCGTCCTGACTGACGGATTGATTTTTATTTGGTTGGCGGGAGACGCAAAAACCAGCGGGCGCGAATCCCGTTCAAGGGATGGGGCAAACCCATTCGTATCGTCTTTGTGACTGAGCGAATCAATATCTGTGTTCTTCGTTGAGTAGACAACGACGCGTGGAGTAGGTTTGTCGCTGACGATAGTCTCGGCGATCCGGTTTGCAACATTGAAGTATGTCTCCATATCAACAACGGACATGTGCAAGTTGTCGGCATTGTTATCAAAGCCAGCGTCGATGTTGTCGAGTGGCAGTTGGTCGAGCAGAGAGAAGTCTGTGCCAAAGACATCGTTGACGGTGTTTTGATACTCAACCCGATTTAACCGTTTCAGCATTCCCGGTTTTTGCTTTTCCGCAAGCACGTGCAGTTGATTGCGTAAAACCTTCTGCAGAGCCCTGGCCTGGTCGGCTTCTGGATGTTTCGCCGCCTCTTCCGGCGGCATCTCACCACTCTCGATCGCCGTGTAAACACCTTCCAGCAGACTTGCGTCTTCCCATCGCTGCAAGTCAATTTGATCCAGGCGAAGGCCGGCTTCCGACGTTTCCTGGCCATGGCAGGAGACACAAAAGGTGCCGAAGAACTGCTGTGATTGCTCACGATCATCCGCACGACAACTCGAAGCACGAATTCCTGCAATCAGCGACAGCAAAACAACCATTTTCGTGATCTTGTTATTCAACATAATTTTACAGCTGAATGATCTTCTTGCTATTGCCGAACTGTTCTCGCTGGATACCGAATTTCTGAAGTATCGACAGGTAGATATCGCAGGTTGTCTCGCCCTTACGCATGATATGGCCACCGTGATTCTCGAACTGTCCGCCCGCGACGAACACAGGAATTTCGTTCCCGTTATGAGGCCCCATTCTCTGACTCACACTGTTGTTACCTGTGGCGACGGTGACGGTCTCATCCATCAGGGTTCCGTCGAACTCACCTTTTGTACTGGCGAGCTTATCGTAGAAGTTGGACAGCAGTGAAAAGAACGATGAGTCATACTTCGTCAGGCTGGTGCGTGCGTCCGCGGTTTTTGGCACGTTGTGCGTCGTGATGTGATGGTCATTATCGAGCCCCACCATATAGAAATTGACCACGCGCGTGATATCGAACCTGAAGGCCTTGTAGATCATGTCGAATGCAATGCCGCGTTGAATCTGACGTGGGTTTTCCAGGAATCGTTTCTTGTCAACGTCGGTAGCAAGGAAGTTATTCTCGAATTGAGGTGCGACCGGGAATTCGACATCCTGGCGAGGATTACTGAGCCACTCGATCGATGTCTTGAGTTCCTGTACCGAGTCACGCAACGCCGCGAAATCCTCCTCCAGTCGCTGGCGGTCTCGGCCCGACACGCGCGTCATCAGAGCTTTCGCTTCTTCGAGAGAACCGTCAAGGACACTCTTTTTGTGGGCCAGTAGTCGTTCCTCGGTTTTTCTGTCGGTCTTGGCAAAGAGAGTTTCGAAGAGCAGCCTCGTTGATTGAATCGGCGTTACAGGCAGCCTGTTCCGCCACGATGCAACGATGTGGTGATGAGCATGGCTGATGAAAGTGACAACATTTCTAACGCGGGTTAAGTGGCCAATGTGGTCCGCAACAATCTGGTCCAGTGAGTCCGGGTTCGTTGTGGTATTTCCGACAAAGCATTTGTGGTCGCGGACATGGTCTCCGCCGAACTTCATTTTCGAGTAGAGCGTGAAATGGTCTCTGTGCTTTTTCAAAGGCTCCATGTGTTCGCTGAATGTGTAGTCGGCACCATCGGTTTGCGGCAGCACGTCCGTGAAAAAACCGTAGCCCATGCTGACACAGAAAAGCCGTTTGGCTTCAGCTTGTTCCGGGGCGGAGCGATTCTGCCCAAAGCTCTCCAGTGCCGGCAGGAACAGCACACAGCCAGCTGACTTTAGAATCTCACGACGTTTCATCAAGTTCGCCCTCTCCATTGGGTTGCAAAAGCACTGTGGAACCGCTGCACTGTTGAACCGCTGCACTGTTGAACCGCTGCACCGCAGGATTACCCGAACTATTTTAGTCAATCGCGAGTCATATGTCTTTATGTACAAAACGTATCAGACAAAACAATGAAAAGCCCTTATAGAGGGTATTAGTGTCAGTTTTAACTTTTTAGCGTCATTTCTTTATCCACGTTACTGAGTGGAGACGCAGCCGGAACGAAGAAACATGGATGAAAAGACTCGGGTGCGGGAGGTCGATAATGCAGCGAACCAGGTGGTCTTGATCGGCCCCCCTAAATGAGTCCACGGGATAATTGAAAATGTTATCCTCTGGTCACAAGTTAGAGGGAGAAAGGATGTCGCCAGGAAAGAAGTACAAGCCAGAAGAAATTCCCCCAAGCTCCGCGAAGCGGAGGTTCTGATGTCGCAGGGGATGACGCAAGATCTGGCGGCCAAGCAGATTGGCATATCAACACAAACGCGGAT
This DNA window, taken from Pirellulaceae bacterium, encodes the following:
- a CDS encoding DUF1592 domain-containing protein; this translates as MLNNKITKMVVLLSLIAGIRASSCRADDREQSQQFFGTFCVSCHGQETSEAGLRLDQIDLQRWEDASLLEGVYTAIESGEMPPEEAAKHPEADQARALQKVLRNQLHVLAEKQKPGMLKRLNRVEYQNTVNDVFGTDFSLLDQLPLDNIDAGFDNNADNLHMSVVDMETYFNVANRIAETIVSDKPTPRVVVYSTKNTDIDSLSHKDDTNGFAPSLERDSRPLVFASPANQIKINPSVRTNGVYRIVPQGFYITAQFVPGSRNEERLPAVMDVSDNDIDGTPSGGHSMSYFLRKNSGVGQSIVTVIPKNAAWQDFDLREGFTTRLSSDDTIVLRCNSVQRGGAQRMFCIEEATITGPVYEFWPPQTPFYKTYCKEIDASADYESCRPILKRLAQKLFRRPVSDAEMQQVDVHAKKEFALGRSIYSGLQAGIRGMLCSPNFLYKQEGASGPLDEHAIAARMSYFLWNSLPDETLFELARQGKLKDPEVRREQTIRMLQDARADRFAEDYVHQWLDLEKLKIIEPDVNIFTVDEFDLVRDQIKEEPVEFFKEVLSGNLSLLNFIDSDFVMITPELNYIYRIEGHPVAQPSKRAGASKISPVDYRPKEITSEFSKVILGDNDRYRGGLLSQAGFMLMTTNNGQYTNPFYRGAWVLRSFYGDHLETPANLEIAALRPPTQTETIKQTIDAHRENVSCNSCHKKMDPLGIALENFDVIGRWRDQYADVSNYSAASKNDGNETERFPVDTRTVHMDGRAFEGPQGLKTILLEDEDKFSRTFVENMLSYAMARQLTFRDRENLDSLYKQSADTDFRLRDILLAIVSSDCFIRR
- a CDS encoding DUF1552 domain-containing protein encodes the protein MKRREILKSAGCVLFLPALESFGQNRSAPEQAEAKRLFCVSMGYGFFTDVLPQTDGADYTFSEHMEPLKKHRDHFTLYSKMKFGGDHVRDHKCFVGNTTTNPDSLDQIVADHIGHLTRVRNVVTFISHAHHHIVASWRNRLPVTPIQSTRLLFETLFAKTDRKTEERLLAHKKSVLDGSLEEAKALMTRVSGRDRQRLEEDFAALRDSVQELKTSIEWLSNPRQDVEFPVAPQFENNFLATDVDKKRFLENPRQIQRGIAFDMIYKAFRFDITRVVNFYMVGLDNDHHITTHNVPKTADARTSLTKYDSSFFSLLSNFYDKLASTKGEFDGTLMDETVTVATGNNSVSQRMGPHNGNEIPVFVAGGQFENHGGHIMRKGETTCDIYLSILQKFGIQREQFGNSKKIIQL